In Deltaproteobacteria bacterium, a genomic segment contains:
- a CDS encoding NADH:flavin oxidoreductase, whose translation MSIQSLFSPFQLKKLHLANRFVMAPMTRSQSPEGVPSAEVADYYARRAAGGVGLIIAEGTVVDRPASSNDARVPHFYGDAALAGWQQVVAAVHQAGGVIAPQLWHMGVVAPHKSGWLPTAPFEGPSGLNKDGILTGHVMSVDDIEAVIAAFAEAASRAKRLGFDCLELHGAHGYLIDQFFWATTNRRQDRFGGVSLRERTRFAADIVRAVRRAVGDDLVIILRLSQWKQGAYDFKLAATPDEMAAWLQPLADAGVDIFHCSQRRFWEAEFAGSDLNFAGWAKKLTGKATITVGSVGLSGDFIRGFQGESSTPQSVDALVERFDRGEFDLVGIGRALLSDPQWISKLKRGDHGAMRGFKPEDLATLS comes from the coding sequence ATGAGTATTCAGAGCCTATTTAGTCCATTTCAGCTGAAAAAACTGCACCTCGCCAACCGCTTTGTGATGGCTCCCATGACTAGATCACAGTCTCCCGAGGGAGTACCTTCGGCCGAAGTCGCAGACTATTATGCGCGTCGCGCGGCTGGTGGCGTCGGTCTTATCATAGCTGAGGGTACCGTGGTGGATAGGCCTGCATCGTCCAACGATGCGCGTGTGCCCCACTTTTACGGGGACGCGGCGCTAGCGGGCTGGCAACAGGTCGTTGCTGCTGTGCATCAAGCGGGTGGCGTCATAGCGCCGCAACTGTGGCATATGGGTGTCGTGGCTCCCCATAAGTCGGGTTGGCTACCAACTGCGCCTTTTGAGGGGCCGAGCGGTCTGAATAAGGACGGGATCTTAACAGGCCATGTCATGAGTGTAGATGATATCGAGGCAGTTATTGCCGCTTTTGCTGAGGCTGCTAGTCGGGCCAAACGTCTTGGCTTTGATTGTCTGGAGTTGCACGGAGCCCATGGCTATTTGATCGACCAATTCTTTTGGGCCACCACTAATCGGCGTCAAGACCGATTTGGCGGTGTTAGTTTGCGCGAGCGTACACGGTTTGCCGCTGATATTGTACGTGCGGTGAGACGCGCCGTAGGTGATGATTTAGTGATTATATTGCGGCTGTCACAATGGAAGCAGGGCGCTTACGATTTTAAACTAGCGGCGACTCCGGATGAAATGGCTGCCTGGCTACAGCCCCTGGCCGATGCTGGCGTCGACATATTCCACTGCTCGCAGCGACGCTTTTGGGAAGCGGAGTTCGCTGGCTCAGACCTCAATTTTGCCGGCTGGGCCAAGAAGCTAACAGGCAAGGCTACCATCACGGTTGGATCGGTCGGGCTGTCTGGTGATTTTATTCGCGGATTTCAGGGGGAAAGCTCCACCCCCCAAAGTGTCGATGCGCTGGTCGAGCGTTTTGACCGCGGTGAATTTGATTTGGTCGGGATAGGTCGCGCCTTGTTGAGTGATCCC